In Cloacibacterium caeni, a single window of DNA contains:
- a CDS encoding LexA family protein: MKSKIELFKLESDENIAISVLPAKVKAGGYGSFESPALDFPEDTIDLLKLLIKDKETTFFAKVTGDSLIGIGVYNEDILIVQKGLFPRENDIVVVFYQGEFYVKRYKPKYKENSLKIESIKLKSENPNYSDMDINEDTDFELWGVATWNLHKLRK, from the coding sequence ATGAAATCCAAAATAGAACTTTTCAAACTCGAAAGCGATGAAAACATTGCTATCTCAGTCCTTCCTGCCAAAGTAAAAGCGGGTGGTTATGGCAGTTTTGAAAGTCCTGCTTTAGACTTCCCCGAAGACACCATAGACCTTTTAAAGCTCTTAATCAAAGACAAAGAAACCACTTTCTTTGCAAAGGTAACAGGAGATTCTCTTATTGGGATTGGGGTATACAATGAAGATATTCTTATCGTTCAGAAAGGACTATTCCCAAGAGAAAATGACATTGTAGTCGTATTCTATCAAGGCGAATTTTATGTAAAAAGGTACAAACCGAAATACAAAGAAAACTCCCTAAAAATTGAAAGCATAAAACTTAAATCCGAGAACCCCAATTACTCAGATATGGACATCAACGAAGATACAGACTTCGAGCTTTGGGGCGTGGCAACTTGGAACCTACACAAACTAAGAAAATAA
- a CDS encoding Y-family DNA polymerase: protein MEPTQTKKIMYGLIDGNNFYASCERVFRPDLRNKPVVVLSNNDGCAIARSNEAKALGIKMGQPYFQIQHLEKEAGLNVFSANFVLYGDISNRVVNICRRYCKDIEVYSIDESFLDFHGYEHIDLQKHCLELREKVLKGLDLPTSIGLAPTKTLAKLANKIAKKFPEKTNGVYSIDTPQKIEKAIKWFPLEDIWGIGRRYFERFSARGIKTAWDFTQLPEAFVQKEMGILGLRMHRELRGIPQYDLTIPKPKKGIATTRTFDKRTDDLETLKERVSTFAYKCSEKLRAQKSCCRYVTVFIMTDRFKQDLKQYSNSITITLTNPSNSAIEISKAALQGLERIYLPFFQYKKAGVMVTEFVPETERMTSLFDEDLHAKHRPIMQVIDVMNKRLGADKVKLGSMDVQRTWKMNQKNLSPRYTTDLHQIINVKAK from the coding sequence TTGGAACCTACACAAACTAAGAAAATAATGTACGGCTTAATCGATGGCAATAACTTCTATGCAAGTTGCGAAAGGGTATTCCGCCCAGACTTGCGAAACAAACCCGTTGTGGTATTATCCAACAACGATGGGTGCGCCATTGCTCGTTCTAATGAAGCCAAAGCCTTGGGAATAAAAATGGGTCAACCATACTTCCAAATCCAACACCTAGAAAAAGAAGCTGGGCTAAATGTTTTCTCTGCCAACTTCGTTTTGTATGGCGACATTTCAAACCGTGTGGTCAATATCTGCCGTAGATATTGCAAAGACATTGAAGTGTACAGCATAGACGAATCCTTCTTAGATTTTCACGGCTATGAACATATAGACCTACAAAAACATTGTCTCGAGCTTAGAGAAAAAGTTCTCAAAGGTTTAGACCTTCCCACCAGTATCGGATTAGCACCCACCAAAACCTTGGCAAAGTTGGCCAATAAAATCGCGAAAAAGTTTCCAGAAAAAACAAACGGCGTGTACAGCATAGACACCCCTCAAAAAATTGAGAAAGCCATCAAATGGTTCCCCCTAGAAGATATTTGGGGCATCGGAAGAAGATACTTCGAAAGATTTTCGGCAAGAGGCATCAAAACCGCTTGGGACTTTACCCAACTCCCAGAAGCTTTCGTCCAAAAAGAAATGGGAATCCTCGGACTAAGAATGCACCGCGAATTACGAGGAATACCACAATACGACCTTACCATTCCAAAACCCAAGAAAGGAATCGCCACCACCAGAACATTCGACAAAAGAACAGACGATTTAGAAACCTTGAAAGAAAGAGTTTCTACCTTCGCCTATAAATGCTCCGAGAAACTAAGAGCTCAAAAATCTTGCTGCAGATACGTGACCGTTTTCATTATGACCGACCGTTTCAAACAGGACTTAAAACAATACAGCAACTCCATCACCATCACCTTAACCAATCCCTCCAATTCAGCGATTGAAATTTCCAAAGCAGCATTACAAGGACTGGAGAGAATCTACCTGCCATTTTTCCAATACAAAAAAGCAGGGGTAATGGTCACAGAATTCGTCCCCGAAACCGAGAGAATGACCTCATTATTTGATGAAGACCTCCACGCCAAACACCGCCCAATCATGCAAGTAATAGACGTGATGAACAAAAGACTAGGAGCAGATAAAGTCAAACTCGGCTCCATGGATGTCCAAAGAACTTGGAAGATGAACCAAAAGAACCTCTCCCCACGCTACACCACAGACCTCCACCAAATCATCAATGTCAAAGCAAAATAA
- a CDS encoding SOS response-associated peptidase, with product MCNYVRIKSTPKELEQAYQAEYKGDDYARDDKINGFANPKLPVILDHDTDHIVAAQWGFLPTWAKDSEFAKKTLNARMEEVHQKPTYKNYTNNRCLILVNAFHEWKWLDDKGKRKDNYLIKIKDQEIFAIGGLYNIWVNPATDEEILTCTIGTTEANPLMAEIHNTKHRMPILLNNQIEYRWLDDIPVEDFLYPNYNPELTAQNLTNLESQSLF from the coding sequence ATGTGCAACTACGTTAGAATAAAATCCACCCCTAAAGAACTAGAACAAGCCTACCAAGCAGAATACAAAGGAGACGATTACGCCAGAGACGACAAAATCAACGGTTTTGCCAATCCTAAACTACCAGTGATTTTAGACCATGACACAGACCATATCGTTGCAGCGCAGTGGGGTTTCCTCCCAACTTGGGCTAAGGATAGCGAATTCGCTAAGAAAACCCTCAATGCAAGAATGGAAGAAGTACACCAGAAGCCAACCTATAAAAACTACACCAATAACCGTTGCCTTATTTTAGTCAATGCTTTCCACGAATGGAAATGGTTGGACGACAAAGGAAAAAGAAAAGACAACTACCTCATCAAAATCAAAGACCAGGAAATCTTTGCTATTGGTGGACTGTACAACATCTGGGTAAACCCAGCTACAGATGAAGAAATACTTACCTGCACCATAGGAACCACGGAAGCCAACCCATTGATGGCAGAAATCCACAACACCAAACACAGAATGCCAATTCTATTAAACAACCAAATCGAATACCGTTGGTTAGATGATATCCCAGTAGAAGACTTTCTATACCCAAACTACAATCCAGAACTCACAGCTCAAAATCTTACCAATTTAGAAAGCCAGTCATTATTTTAA
- a CDS encoding helix-turn-helix domain-containing protein yields MKKLTTENEPFNAPKKDEEENKNHISSHPKFQNIIQKIEIFEKNHSFLRKNITLDSLSKEFDTNRDYLSKLINELKGKNFTQYLNELRINYIVSELKTNEKMRKYTIAAISEEIGFNNSETFTNAFKKITGTLPSYYIKLLNEEN; encoded by the coding sequence TTGAAAAAATTGACCACAGAAAATGAACCCTTCAATGCGCCTAAAAAAGATGAAGAGGAGAACAAAAACCATATATCCTCTCATCCTAAATTCCAAAATATCATCCAAAAAATAGAAATTTTCGAAAAAAATCATTCTTTTTTAAGAAAAAACATCACATTAGATTCACTTTCTAAAGAGTTTGATACGAACAGAGATTATCTGTCTAAGTTAATCAATGAATTAAAAGGAAAAAATTTCACTCAATACTTGAATGAACTCAGAATAAACTACATTGTTTCAGAGCTTAAAACGAACGAAAAAATGAGAAAGTATACCATAGCTGCTATCTCTGAGGAAATTGGGTTCAATAATTCTGAAACTTTCACCAATGCTTTTAAAAAGATTACAGGAACATTGCCTTCTTATTACATTAAACTTTTAAATGAAGAAAATTAG
- a CDS encoding IS1182 family transposase, translating into MQGKKSFTPQLFVSVNLLDLVPEDNFYRKLQTELNLHFIYKATQKYYGKEGQESIDPVVFFKILLVGYLNNINSDRQLIAFCSDSLSIRLFLGYDVHEQLPWHSTISRTRNLYGEEVFLNLFKEVLRMCVSKGMVRGKRQAVDSVFIKANASMDSLVEKEVLEDASAFVNELEENSEYKVTSTRKKLVERHHDWKAEAYKGMPANSNSNQTDENGNLIRPKYLSNHTHYSPTDTDARVSVKPGKARQLNYFGQIAVDDAHHVITGACSDFADKRDSQCLEQIVELTEENLKENGIELEELLADGGYSSGEALAYLHEKNINAYIPNFGQYKPEREGFTFNKEENYYQCTKPEGNQAKLLFKGEKRDSKGYTKRTYRSSETDCKNCPLREQCCGKSTKFKKLDDSIHKEHYDRMHQKLTQNEKYAKKMVKVRSKTVEPVIGTLVNFTNMKRVNTRGIKNANKHVLMASLTYNLKKYLRFITKKPSVLAQVLSLKQGKNFAFIKSVFPSINNSILSTPNFMILNLN; encoded by the coding sequence ATGCAAGGAAAGAAGAGTTTTACGCCCCAATTATTTGTTTCGGTTAATTTGTTGGATTTGGTTCCAGAGGATAATTTTTACAGAAAATTGCAAACCGAACTCAATTTACATTTCATTTACAAAGCTACTCAAAAGTATTATGGCAAAGAAGGCCAAGAGAGTATAGATCCTGTAGTTTTCTTTAAGATATTGTTGGTGGGATATTTGAATAACATCAATAGTGATCGACAATTAATTGCTTTTTGTAGTGATAGCTTGTCGATACGATTGTTTTTAGGTTATGATGTACATGAGCAGCTTCCTTGGCACAGTACCATTAGCCGAACTCGCAATTTATATGGCGAAGAAGTGTTTTTAAACTTGTTTAAAGAAGTCTTGAGAATGTGCGTTTCTAAAGGCATGGTTCGTGGTAAACGACAAGCGGTGGACAGCGTTTTCATCAAAGCCAACGCCAGTATGGATAGTTTGGTAGAGAAGGAAGTTTTGGAAGATGCCAGTGCTTTTGTAAACGAATTAGAAGAAAACAGCGAATACAAAGTAACTTCCACCCGCAAGAAACTGGTAGAACGCCACCACGATTGGAAAGCAGAAGCGTATAAAGGAATGCCAGCAAATAGCAACAGCAATCAAACCGACGAAAACGGCAATCTCATCCGTCCCAAATACTTGTCTAATCACACCCATTATTCTCCCACAGATACAGATGCCAGAGTAAGCGTAAAACCTGGCAAAGCGAGACAATTAAATTATTTTGGACAAATCGCAGTAGACGATGCGCACCATGTCATTACAGGAGCGTGTTCTGATTTTGCTGATAAACGCGACAGTCAATGTTTAGAACAAATTGTAGAACTTACCGAAGAAAACTTAAAAGAAAACGGAATCGAACTCGAAGAACTCTTAGCCGATGGTGGTTACAGCAGTGGTGAAGCATTGGCGTATTTACATGAAAAAAACATCAACGCTTACATCCCAAACTTCGGACAATACAAACCCGAGCGAGAAGGTTTTACCTTCAACAAAGAAGAAAATTATTACCAATGCACAAAACCCGAAGGCAACCAAGCGAAACTGCTTTTCAAAGGCGAAAAAAGGGATAGTAAAGGCTACACCAAACGAACGTACCGAAGTAGCGAAACAGATTGCAAAAACTGTCCACTAAGAGAACAATGCTGTGGCAAAAGCACCAAGTTCAAAAAATTAGACGACAGCATCCACAAAGAACATTACGACCGCATGCACCAAAAACTCACCCAAAACGAGAAATATGCCAAGAAAATGGTAAAAGTGCGAAGTAAAACAGTAGAACCCGTGATAGGAACGTTGGTCAACTTTACGAACATGAAGAGAGTCAATACACGAGGCATCAAAAACGCAAACAAACACGTATTAATGGCAAGTTTAACCTACAACTTGAAAAAATACTTACGCTTTATCACCAAAAAACCGAGTGTTTTAGCCCAAGTTCTATCTCTAAAACAAGGGAAGAACTTTGCTTTTATAAAATCAGTCTTCCCAAGCATCAATAACTCAATTTTAAGCACCCCAAATTTTATGATTTTGAATCTTAATTAA
- a CDS encoding DUF6624 domain-containing protein, which yields MKIKKIIISILTALVLMISIFLFMNKDKFVYVGSVDIIEVDCSKKRQILSEVLESDQRIRKSNDFIKYAKEDHRNQELVISIIEKCGMPTLKEVGHRQMDAIWLGLQHSTKEIRRKYFPQIEKAVKNGDLSKQQYALMKDRILMDEGKPQIYGSQIENGKLYKLENPETVNERRKEMGMEPIEDYLKNFNIKFNPN from the coding sequence ATGAAAATAAAAAAAATAATAATTAGCATATTAACTGCTCTTGTTTTAATGATATCAATATTCCTATTTATGAATAAGGATAAGTTTGTCTATGTAGGTTCAGTAGATATTATTGAAGTCGATTGCAGCAAAAAACGACAAATCTTGAGCGAAGTTTTAGAAAGTGACCAAAGGATCAGAAAATCAAATGACTTCATCAAATACGCTAAAGAAGATCATAGGAATCAAGAATTAGTGATTAGTATTATTGAAAAGTGTGGTATGCCAACATTGAAGGAGGTAGGTCATAGACAAATGGACGCAATCTGGTTGGGACTGCAACATAGTACTAAAGAAATTAGAAGAAAGTATTTTCCACAAATAGAGAAAGCGGTTAAAAATGGAGACTTATCTAAACAACAATATGCACTGATGAAAGATAGGATTTTAATGGACGAAGGAAAACCCCAAATATATGGTTCACAAATAGAAAATGGTAAATTGTATAAATTAGAAAATCCTGAAACTGTGAATGAAAGAAGAAAAGAAATGGGAATGGAACCAATAGAGGATTATTTAAAAAATTTCAATATTAAATTTAATCCGAATTAA
- a CDS encoding GLPGLI family protein, with the protein MKIQFFLFLLIINYTYSQDKLFLYDYKFISDSTNRMNVKNEIMILNVQKDRTEFYSYERYSSDSIQLSESKKGNMAMPKNKVLINERIIKYPNSNQIDYITFMSWDKYIIKQEIDLNWKLKNRFSKILGYDVQEATTEFGGRKWVAWFAKELPIPDGPYKFKNLPGLILKIEDTSKSHIFELKGIRTNDHNFSYPNLNNYKEYKLNFDQYVKKFKEYRKNPTADLMGQIPDQRDAEGNFKTSAQIIKELNDKWLENFKKDNNIIEINLLH; encoded by the coding sequence ATGAAAATTCAATTTTTTCTTTTCCTATTGATCATAAATTACACATATTCTCAAGATAAACTTTTTTTATATGATTATAAATTCATTTCTGATTCTACCAATAGAATGAATGTAAAAAATGAAATAATGATTTTGAATGTTCAGAAAGATAGAACAGAATTCTATAGTTACGAAAGATATTCTTCTGATTCAATACAGTTATCTGAAAGTAAAAAAGGGAATATGGCTATGCCAAAAAATAAAGTTCTGATTAATGAAAGAATTATTAAATATCCTAATTCAAATCAAATTGATTATATAACTTTTATGTCTTGGGATAAGTATATTATTAAACAAGAAATAGATCTAAACTGGAAATTGAAAAATAGATTTTCAAAAATTTTAGGTTATGATGTGCAAGAAGCAACTACTGAATTCGGTGGAAGAAAGTGGGTTGCTTGGTTTGCAAAAGAATTACCAATTCCAGACGGACCTTATAAATTCAAAAATCTTCCTGGTTTAATTTTAAAAATTGAAGACACTAGTAAAAGTCATATTTTTGAATTAAAGGGAATAAGAACAAATGATCATAATTTTTCTTATCCCAATTTGAACAACTATAAAGAATATAAATTGAATTTTGACCAATACGTGAAAAAGTTTAAAGAGTATCGTAAAAACCCAACAGCTGATTTAATGGGTCAAATTCCTGACCAAAGAGATGCAGAAGGAAACTTCAAAACTTCCGCTCAAATAATAAAAGAATTAAATGATAAATGGTTAGAAAACTTTAAGAAAGATAATAACATCATAGAAATAAACTTGCTACACTAA